In a single window of the Zingiber officinale cultivar Zhangliang unplaced genomic scaffold, Zo_v1.1 ctg59, whole genome shotgun sequence genome:
- the LOC122037515 gene encoding EPIDERMAL PATTERNING FACTOR-like protein 4 has translation MHLHASDSALNYSADRWACASASDLLLLPLLLQCRRGLLLLLLLKRRKPLEIPNLLDHQLSICVPNSGSRHAPSMDSRKGKGRRKQRSPITTTTTTLLCCSLIAFFSLSSLFATARSDLGNPTRIPRVQGRRRGLGGGSGRPGSYPPLCAAKCGACSPCNPVHEAVRPGQPAVEEYYPEAWRCKCANKLYMP, from the exons ATGCATTTGCACGCGTCAGATTCGGCATTAAATTACTCTGCTGATCGCTGGGCTTGTGCCAGTGCCAGTGATCTGCTACTGCTGCCGCTACTGCTACAGTGTCGGcgagggctgctgctgctgctgctactAAAGAGGAGAAAACCTTTGGAGATTCCAAATCTCCTTGATCACCAGCTTTCGATTTGCGTACCCAATTCAGGGAGTCGGCACGCTCCGTCCATGGATTCCAGGAAAGGCAAAGGGAGACGGAAACAGAGATCACCAataacgacgacgacgacgacactCCTCTGCTGCTCTCTCATCGCCTTTTTCTCCCTTTCGTCTCTGTTCGCCACTGCTCGCTCAG ATCTTGGAAATCCAACAAGGATTCCTCGAGTCCAG GGACGACGGCGGGGGCTGGGCGGCGGCAGCGGGAGGCCGGGATCGTACCCTCCGCTGTGCGCGGCCAAGTGCGGAGCGTGCTCGCCGTGCAACCCGGTGCACGAGGCGGTGCGGCCGGGCCAGCCGGCGGTCGAGGAGTACTACCCGGAGGCGTGGCGGTGCAAATGCGCTAATAAGCTCTATATGCCCTGA